The DNA segment GTCGCCACCCAGCCGCGCCACCGTATCTGCCGCACGCACGCTGACGCGCAGCCGTCGGGCGGTCTCGATCAGCAAGTCGTCGCCGGCGGCATGTCCCAATTGATCGTTGACCGGCTTGAACTTGTCGAGATCGGCGAAACACAGGGCAAACATGCGGCCATGACGATGGGCCTGCGAGATCGCGACCTGCAGCCGGTCGGCAAACAGCGCGCGATTGGGCAGGCCGGTCAGCGGATCATGGTAGGCCTGATGGCGAAGTTTCTCTTCCAGTTCCTTGCGCCGCGTAATGTCCGTCAGCGTCGCCACAAAGCGCACCGGCTGTCCGCCGCCGGCGATTCGGGTGATGGAAAGCCAGACAACGAAAATTTCTCCATCCTTGCGCCGATTCCAGACCTCGCCCTGCCAACGGCCATCCCGCTTGAGTCCATGCCACATTCCGGTAAAGAACTCGCGTGAGTGTCGCCCGGATTTCAGGAGCGACACCGGCCTGCCCAGGACATCGGATGACTCGTACCCGGTGATGATCGAAAACGCCGGATTGACCTGCACGATGAGGCCGGCATCGTCGGTGACAATGATCGCCTCGGCGGCGTTCTGGAATACCGCCGCCGCCAATTCACGCTCGACGACCTGCCGCGCCAGATCCTGATTGGCCGTCATCAAGGAGCCGGTGCGTTCAGCGATCACCTGTTCCTGCGTGGCGGCAAGCTTTTCCAGTGCCGCCACATGGCGACGGGTACGCGCCACCAGCAGATGCAGCAAAGCCATGATGATGGCCAGTACCAGTGCGTGCACCATGCTGGTACGGACAAGTTCGGAGTCCCGGACCGCAAGCAAATGGCCTGCCGGCATGGTGACCGAAATCCCGCCGCGAATCTGTCCCAGCGTGTAGCCCTGCTTCGCGTGACAAGCCAGGCAAGCCTGCTTGACCTTGAGCGGCGCCATGTAACGATGCACTGGCGAAGGCCCCGGGATCAGTTCGACAACCTCGTCGACGCCATCTTCAAATCGGCGCAAGGCTTCCGTTTCCCAGGCATCCGGCGCATTGGCGGGACGGATCGGCTTCAGGCTGGTGATGTGCAGCTTGACGCCATCGGCGTATTCGGCGATCTCGGCAAGCTGCCGCGTCATGAAAGCCGGGTTGACCATGGTCAGCGCAACCCCGTCCTGCGTTACCACGTCGCGCCGCTGATGTTCGAGATAAGGATTGGGGCGCGTGGTCTCGCTTACCGGCACATAGACACCGCCATGCCGGGCATTCCAGTCGCGAGCCAGTTCCACCAACTGGAACAATGCAGCGCCCCGCTCCCGCGCCATGGACTGCATGGTGTCCTCGGCATGCCTCCAGTCAAGCGCCCAGGACGCCATCACGGCGGACCCCACTGCCACAAACAGCAGCGAGGGCAGCCACCACCGTGATCCGGGGCCCCGCGGTGACGACACTATCGATGGCATGCTCATGGTGCAATTATGCACCGCGCAGGAACGCCGCAGCGCCCTGCAGTTTTTGTGTCAGCGCGTTTATGTCCTGACAGAGGGCAATCAGCCCCTTATTTTGGCCACCAGCGCCTTTGCGTACTGGTCGGTAGTGGCGCTGCCACCGAGATCACCGGTGCGCACCTGATCCTTGTTCAGCACGTCGTCGATGGCCTGGCGCAGGCGATCGCCGAGGTCCTTGCGCTTGACGTAGTCGAGCATCATTCCGGCCGCCATCAATAGCGCGGTGGGATTGGCGATGCCCTTGCCGGCGATGTCCGGCGCCGAACCATGCACCGCCTCGAAAATCGCCGCGTCTTCGCCGATGTTGGCACCCGGCGTCATGCCCAGTCCACCGACCAGGCCGGCCATCTGGTCGGACAGGATGTCGCCGAACAGGTTGGTCGTCACCAGCACGTCGAACTGCCACGGGTTCATCACCAGCTTCATGGCGCAGGCGTCGACGATGATCTCGTCCATGATGATCTTGTCCTTGTACTCGGCGGCGTAAATCTCGCGCGCCGTTTCGAGGAAGATGCCGGTCAGCGCCTTCATGATGTTGGCCTTGTGTACCACGGTCACCTTCTTGCGGCCCTGCTTGACCGCGTAGTCGAAGGCGAAGCGGACGATGCGGCGACAGCCCTGGCGGGTGTTGATGCCGGTGGACATGCCCACTGCATGCGGGTCGCCGTCGATCGGGATGTAATGCTCGTAGCCCATGTAGAGGCCTTCGTTGTTCTCGCGCACCATCACCAGATCGATGTTGTCGAAGCGGCCGCCGGGAACGATGGTCTTGGCCGGACGCAGGTTGGCGTACAGCTTGAATTCCTCGCGCAGGCGCACGTTGGACGAACGGTAGCCGCCGCCCGACGGGGTTTCCAGCGGTCCCTTGAGCGCCAGCTTGTTCTTGCGGATGCTTTCGATGCAGGCCGGCGGCAGCGGATCGCCACAGGCGGTGACACCGGCCAGACCCGCCACCTGGGTTTCCCACTGGAAGGGAGCGCCGAGTGCGGCGAGCACCTCGACGGTCGCGGCGGTAATTTCGGGGCCAATGCCATCACCGGGAATCAGCGTGGCGGGAATCAGGGTCAGGGTTGCGCTCATGGGGTCTCCGCGTTTCTGCAAGGAAGGTCAGTGGTCAGTCGCGCCGCTTCATCATCCCGAACGGCAATGCATCGGTGAATCAGGGCAGGCGCGGTGAAGCATGGCACGGGGGGGGCTGAACAGCCGCTTACTGCCCACCGTGGCCGGGCCGGATTATACGCAATCCCTATTGCCCCATACATGCGACCTATCAAGACCGATGTGCGGCCCTGTCCGCCTAGCGCCGATAACTATTGCGCCGCCCTCAGGGCCGGCAGCGCCGACTGCCGCAGCATGGAGGAAACACCGAGCCAGCCGGCGACGACCACGAGCACCGTACCCGACAGCAGACCGATCAACCAGAGCTCAGGCTGCGGCAGGTAATCGAGGCGAAAGGCGAAGCGCGCCAGGCCCCAGCCGATGAGGCTGGCGGCAATCCCCGCCAGCAGCCCGGCGAGTGCGCCAAGCGCCGCAAACTCGACCAGCACCGCGCCCGAAAGCTGCCTGCTGCTCGCGCCCAGGGCCCGCAGCACGGCCAGTTCGTGGCGGCGTTCGTCGCTGCTGGCCTGCAGCGCCGCGTACAGTACCGCCAGCCCCGCCAGTACGGCAAAGCCGAACACCAGTTGCACGGCCCGGGCGACCTGGTCGATCGTCGCATGCAACTGCTTGACCAGCGCGGCGACATCGATCACGGTCAGGTTCGGGAAAGCCCGCACCAGTTCGGGAATTGCACCGGCCTTTTCTGACGGCAGATGGAAACTGGTGATGTAGCTGACCGGGTATTTGTCGAGTACACCGGGTGGTGACACGACGAAAAAGTTGACGCGCATCGAGTCCCAATCGAGTTTGCGCAGGCTGGTGATCGCCGCTTCGACACGGTTGCCGGCGATGTCGTATGTCAGGCGATCGCCCAGCTTGAGATTCAGCGTCTCGGCCAATCCTTTCTCGACCGAAAACTCCGCATCAGACGTGGCGCCGTGCCAACGCCCTCCGCTGACCGTGTTGCCGGCAGGAAGCCGGGCCGACCAGGACAGGTTGAACTCGCGATCGACCAGGCGCTGGGCGCGATCGTCGGCGTAGCTCTCCGGGCCGACAGCCTGTCCATTGACCTGCACCAGCCGCCCGCGCACCATCGGCTCCAGTTCCGGCGCCGACAGTCCGCGCGCCTTGAAGAAGTCGGCGATGGCGACACGCTGATCGGGCTGGATATTGATGGCGAATCGATTCGGCGCATCCGCCGGCACGCGCGCCAGCCAGCTATCGAGCAAATCGCCGCGCGCCACGGTGAGCAGCAGCAAGGCAGTGAGTCCCAGCGCCAGGGCTACCGCCTGGACCAGCGTCGCCGCCAGGCGCCGACGCAGGTTGGCCAGCCCGTGACGCCAGCCATAGCCTCTGCCTGCCGGACGCAGCCTGCCCAGGGCGGCCAGCAACAGACGCGCCATCAGGGCAAAGAAGCCGAGCGCAATCATGAAGCCGACCAGCACGATCAATCCAAGGCGCAACTCACCCGCCATCCACAACATCAGCGCCGCCAGCACCAGCGCACCCAGCAGATAGGCGCCAACCGAAGCCGGCTCGGAGCCGCTCCATTCGCGCCGCAGTACGCGTATCGTCGGCACGCGCCTCAAGCGCAGCAGGGGCGGCAGGGCGAAGCCGACG comes from the Sulfuritalea hydrogenivorans sk43H genome and includes:
- a CDS encoding diguanylate cyclase domain-containing protein is translated as MQSMARERGAALFQLVELARDWNARHGGVYVPVSETTRPNPYLEHQRRDVVTQDGVALTMVNPAFMTRQLAEIAEYADGVKLHITSLKPIRPANAPDAWETEALRRFEDGVDEVVELIPGPSPVHRYMAPLKVKQACLACHAKQGYTLGQIRGGISVTMPAGHLLAVRDSELVRTSMVHALVLAIIMALLHLLVARTRRHVAALEKLAATQEQVIAERTGSLMTANQDLARQVVERELAAAVFQNAAEAIIVTDDAGLIVQVNPAFSIITGYESSDVLGRPVSLLKSGRHSREFFTGMWHGLKRDGRWQGEVWNRRKDGEIFVVWLSITRIAGGGQPVRFVATLTDITRRKELEEKLRHQAYHDPLTGLPNRALFADRLQVAISQAHRHGRMFALCFADLDKFKPVNDQLGHAAGDDLLIETARRLRVSVRAADTVARLGGDEFGAILTEVGSRAEVEEVAARIVAELARPFELKAGTASISCSIGVALFPEHGVDVDTLQHNADAALYAVKEAGRNAYRFYVIGGAEN
- a CDS encoding ABC transporter permease, which produces MKLALRMLARDWRAGELTVLGVALLLAVAALTSVGFLTDRVEQALKLESHQLLGGDLLLTADHPWADRFRQEAAARGLRQAESATFPSMVSLGGVALLAEIKAVSAGYPLRGTLRTAPVPNAADAENAHVPQTGEAWPDERLATTLGLAAGTALTLGRITVISGPVLTLEPDRGMNVFALAPRLMINFADLPATGLIQSGSRVGYRLHLAGEAAAVAAYENWARAQLGRGEKIESLDNARPEIRNVTERAQRFLRLAALLAVILAAVAVALAAERYMRRHLDSCAVMRCMGASAPQLLLIHGGEFLLFGLAATLSGCVVGFGVQAALQQLLAGLLVTKLPAPSLLPWLHGLLVGLTLIVGFALPPLLRLRRVPTIRVLRREWSGSEPASVGAYLLGALVLAALMLWMAGELRLGLIVLVGFMIALGFFALMARLLLAALGRLRPAGRGYGWRHGLANLRRRLAATLVQAVALALGLTALLLLTVARGDLLDSWLARVPADAPNRFAINIQPDQRVAIADFFKARGLSAPELEPMVRGRLVQVNGQAVGPESYADDRAQRLVDREFNLSWSARLPAGNTVSGGRWHGATSDAEFSVEKGLAETLNLKLGDRLTYDIAGNRVEAAITSLRKLDWDSMRVNFFVVSPPGVLDKYPVSYITSFHLPSEKAGAIPELVRAFPNLTVIDVAALVKQLHATIDQVARAVQLVFGFAVLAGLAVLYAALQASSDERRHELAVLRALGASSRQLSGAVLVEFAALGALAGLLAGIAASLIGWGLARFAFRLDYLPQPELWLIGLLSGTVLVVVAGWLGVSSMLRQSALPALRAAQ
- a CDS encoding isocitrate/isopropylmalate dehydrogenase family protein; amino-acid sequence: MSATLTLIPATLIPGDGIGPEITAATVEVLAALGAPFQWETQVAGLAGVTACGDPLPPACIESIRKNKLALKGPLETPSGGGYRSSNVRLREEFKLYANLRPAKTIVPGGRFDNIDLVMVRENNEGLYMGYEHYIPIDGDPHAVGMSTGINTRQGCRRIVRFAFDYAVKQGRKKVTVVHKANIMKALTGIFLETAREIYAAEYKDKIIMDEIIVDACAMKLVMNPWQFDVLVTTNLFGDILSDQMAGLVGGLGMTPGANIGEDAAIFEAVHGSAPDIAGKGIANPTALLMAAGMMLDYVKRKDLGDRLRQAIDDVLNKDQVRTGDLGGSATTDQYAKALVAKIRG